The Musa acuminata AAA Group cultivar baxijiao chromosome BXJ1-8, Cavendish_Baxijiao_AAA, whole genome shotgun sequence genomic sequence AAACAGAATAGAGCATTTCACTAACTTTGCTCTTCAAGCATTCCGTTTCTGGGTCATGGAGAAGGCAAACTTTTAGTGCTTAGCAGCCTGTAATGCCTCCATTTCTGCCATGCCTAATTCCATTCCTTCATGCACCACAATACCGTCCCATTCTTTGACAGATAGGTTGAGATACTCAAGTGTGATTAAAGAGGTAAATTGGGATGCCATCATCTGTGCATTGTACCTTTTTAAAACCAATTGAACTGTACTTTAGGAAAAAATTTCCAACATCTCCCCAAGTAATTTGACTCTTGTTAACTTGAGCTAACTCATTGTCAACCTAAAAAACACCATCGTGGCATTTATCTCGTGATTGTTGGTTTGGTCAGAGTTGAGCAAACCCAATATAAGGTCAACTTTGTCAGTTTAGCATTGGGGGAATGTGTTGTATAGAGCTAGTCGTGTCATTTCGACATGCCTGATAGATGATTTAactctatatatacatacacacatagaGAGAGATAGAGTTGTACTAGAATTGTAATGGTAGAATTGAGTCTCAATCCTATAAACTCAAAACCAATCATGGAATTTGTAAATTGAATATTAGCTCTGTTAAGATGACCTATAGGTTTTGTACAATCTAGAACATATGCATCAAGTGaaggaaaaaataattaattctaATGGCATAAAGTATCTTAATTTGGTTGAAAGTATAGAAGTATCAGAACAAGTAGGATTTCTACATATATTCATTCATCTAATAATAGCTAGATCTGAATCAATCATTTCAATCATTAATTAAATTGGCTTAGTTTCTTATACAATTCATTTTGTGTTAGTTTGATGAACACCAAAGATGTATCCAGTTATATGACTTTTAAATATAAATGTTTTAATATTTAAACATTGCAGATCATATTCGACAAATAGACTTTCAGGCTGAAGCCTCAATTAATCATGAGGTGTCAGGATTGAGGCCTAGATCCTTTTGttaggactctctctctctctctctttctatatatatatatatatatatatatatatgtatatatatgtatgtatatatatatatatatatatatatgtatgtatgtatgtatatttatgtatgtatgtatgtatatttatatatatgtgagaTACAAAGAGAACATAAAGATATTATCTCTATTGTCTTTGTCTAATATTCTTTGTTCCCTGATAAACATACTTAAATTGATAGTTGGTGTCCTTTGTGATGCAGTaatctttaaaatttaaatatcctAGCTATTTTTCATAGGTTATATTTGGCAGTTTCTATATCTGCAGGTGGTCTTCTTTTAGTGGTTCTAACTAGATTCTTTTCAGTGTTAtcatgacacatcgatggtgacAGATGAACTAGTTCAGATTATCCTGCAGCCAGGACTTGAACCTGGTGCAGCTGATGTATTCCTCGAGTTCATCTGCTATTCAGGTGGTCCTCTTCCTGAAGAATTGCTTCCAAAAGTGAAGGTCAGTGAAGAGGTTCTCACTGTACAATGTATCCTTTTTTTCCTGCACGTCATTTTTGATAATGCGTAACCACTATAATTTTCTCGTATTGTTTCGTTTCCTTCAGTGTCCGGTTTTGGTTGCGTGGGGTGACAAGGACCCATGGGAGCCTGTTGAACTTGGAAAACTGTATGCGGAGTTTGGTGTAGTAGAGGATTTTGTCATCCTCCCCGATGTTGGCCACTGCCCACAGGTTCTTCATCGACTTTCTGTTGCACTGAATTTAAGTCTGTTGACAACATCCTCCTTGACAACCATTTTTTTCTTTGCAGGATGAAGCTCCAGATCTCGTGAATCCCTTGATTCAATCATTTGTCGAGCGGCATACACCATGAAACGTATGTGCTCGCTTCTGATttctgatatatatttttttttctctcccacCATAAGCAATATTCCTAAATGTTCATAGCACAATTTTTCACTAGACCACCAGAAGTTGAGAGAGAACTTTCCTGAGACTGATACCTCAGTTACGTGAACTTGAGTTTAATAGATTTTGAATTCTTTCgttgttctttctttcttcttctttcaaaTGATATGGTCATTATTTTCTTAACAGAAATTCTTGAATATGGTAATTAAAATGGTATTGAcgatgaattttttttctttaatctcaAAACAGACACTTTTCTAATGAATATATTTTTGGTAATTTACTTCTGCCCATTATCTGCCTGTTCCTGACATAATCAGAATGCTGACCTTGTCATGTTTGTCAACTGATGCTATTACCTCGCAGACTTCCAGCAGAAAGTTTCCATGATGCAGGTCACAGTCCTTCATTTTGCGGCGGTATCCACGAAATCAATTTAATTTTTACATGTGAAGTGAGCAGCCTCAAAAACACTTCAAGATGAGAACTCAAAAACTTAAGACTGGATAGGTTTGAATCAGGTGAATCTTTCAGCCCGAGTTGATCTGGTTGGGTGAAGCTGATGTCTCCTCCTAATTCAATCGCTTGCTATCTTTTCGAAATAATGTGCACTGGTTGCCAATGATACAAACAAACCTCTCCAAGTTCAAAACATCAACCAAAAAGTTGGTGATGATGATCTCAGTTGGTAAGGAAGAAGAGCATGACCTCCTCTGTTTTTAGGTCCCTCTGTGCCCTGTTCTCTTCTTGCCTTGTGTAGAATCATGCGCTTCATTCGGACACGATGACATGCACATTAGGTTAGGATCTGTGGCTCGGAAGTTAGGAAGACAACAAAGAGGAAGAGGCCCAACACATTGTTTGTTTTGTTACACGTCACCCTAATTAATTAATACCCGCTCAATTGCCCTGTAAATTACATGTAAGAGAACAATAAACGCCAATTTCTTCTGCaaataaattatcttttttttttaatttcagagcgtccctttttatcaaatttaaatcaaaaaaGGTAAAAAGAACTATGCACAACAGGAAGAAAAGCTTTGGTCCGATCTAAAAGAGAAGGGCATGGGGTGTGTGTACCGAGGAGCCCTCCTTTTAAGCTGTCAAACTTGACATCTTCTTCCCCACCCAGGAAAAAGCAGCAAGGCAGCGACATgtgaaccaccaccaccacaaccagCTAAACCCCGACGATTCTTGAGGTTGTGTTCTCTGGGACACCATGTCCCAAGGCAGGGTAAAAATCTGGGTCCAGCCATGAAATTTCCACACGACTTACACTGACCTGTTAGGCTGGGACCAGCGACCGGGCCCACTCCGGAGCTGCTGGCCCCATCCCTCATCGCCCACTGGAAAGGTCGCTCGAGATTTGTAGACAGTGACtcctaatgaagtacaagtccagagAGAGACGCTCGAGGAGTTTGAATGCGAacaacagaaagaaaagaaaggatccaATTCTAAAATTCACTGAAAAAGCCATCGTCTCTGGTCCcccccaaaaaataataataatatctcagGGTCGAAAATTCTGCTTCGTGACAGAATTGATCGAACCTACTCTGATCAGATTGGATCGGATTGTCTTCGTAATAATTCCTTACAGGTGAACCTAAAAATATTACCATGTTCAATCAATCCAACGTAATTGGTACGTTCAACGATCCGGAAAGGTTGGTGAAGTCATAATGCTATGATGTGTCCATGCAATCTCATATCCTACTCATGATATATTATTATGGATGGTATCAAGTTATGGCTATGATACAGaaacttagagagagagagagagtgaagttATGCACGTTGGCAGTCGGCGAAATCTTGCAACGTGTGATGCACTTGTGCTTCACCACCATCCAACTTGAGATGAGCTGAGTTGTGAGAGTGAATGGAATGGGAGCATCAATGTATCATTCTTCGTTGAACGATGAACTCAAGTCAAAAGTATTAAACTCTTGGGTTTGGCTTTTCTCGGACAATGAGATCCGATCAACCATTGAAATGGTGTGTGTGGAGGTGTTCCTGGGGAATAATGATGATGAGGATGTGTGGGAGGTGACCCTTGAATAGCTTCTGAACTTGCTTTGGAGGAAGATGCCATTTAATAGCAGGCACTGTGTGGCCAAGAAGCTCACCACCAATCTCCCTTTACTCTTAACCAAAGAATAGATTTAAAGCAACCTACCTGTATGTGTTCTTTCACTGCTCCGAGCTAATTATTGTAATGGTAACTGTTGCTGCAgctgctgctctctctctctgccaCCGGACGGCATGCATGAGGTTCTCGGAGAGAGGTGTCGAGATAAATAAAGAAGAGTAAAACCCAGAACCCTCTTTGGATTCCCCATAGATCTTCTAAACTGCACATGCTGTCTCCGCCTTTACCACTCCCATAAAAGCTCTTTGAtagcagtctctctctctctctctctgttttctGCTTGGCTGTAGCGCACCCATAGCcttttgtcttcttcctcctctttttttattgttttttccTTTACTCCAAAGaactcttttttcttcttcttcttcttcatataaGGGCTTAAAAAGGCCTTTTTcctctcttttccttctttttgggAGGGTTGTTGAGCTAGAACAGACACACACTTCTTGAGCTCTCGAGTTGTCGAAACAGGTGCTATTTCTTTCTCagcctttttgttttttttacttgCTTATGATTTTTCTCTCTCTTATTTTTTTGTCCCTCAAGTTTCTGATATGCTTGATGGTTTTAGTGGAAATGAGATATCTGTCATTGGTAGGTTTAGATCTGTACTTTTAACTTTTATTTTGTTGGAAGttggagatcaacccaaagttcaCTGTCAATTAGATAATGCTTTGCTCCCTCATTTCTCTGATCTTCTGTTTCTTCAAGGCACTCAAAGTAATAAAAATCTCGGTTGAACTGATTGCTTTCCATTTTGTGCTATATGATTTGAAGCATCAACTATTGTAGATTGTCTCGTGAGATTGCTTGGCTGGGAGGAACTAGCTATGTTTGTCTCCGGGAGTTAAAGAGGCAGATTGTACGAATGCTTTAGCTTGCCTTGAGGTTTTTTGTTCTTAAAAATGAGGCACTGCTGGTATGGTTGGATTTGTGGATTCATATCTGTAGGTAGAAATCGCCCTAAAAGAAATCCATTGGTAGAAATCACCCTATAGGTATTTGGATCAGGAAAATGGTAAGATTTATCTTGTAGTTAGCAGTCAATTTTAGTTTCcaacattcttttttcttttttgactcGAATGAGATGTGTGTCTATAGGTAGAAATCACCCTAAGAGAAATCGATAGTAATCGGATCAGGAAAATGGTAAGATTTATCTTGTAGGTAGCAGTCAATTTTAGTTTCcaacattctttttcttttatgactCGGATGAGATGTGTGTGTTTTGGAGGCATAAAGAAACATCAGTTCAGATACCTCAGTATGATGAGGAGCTCGGCTTCTGGATTCTTTGCACATGTTTCGAATCTTGTGAGAGCATATTATTGTTCTTGACATCCACCTCACCGCCAAAATTTGTCCATGAACTTATAATTGATTAGTTCCTTTGTTATTATACTTGAAATCTTGACACTAAATTTGTATACTGTGTATTCTCTGAGCTGCAAATTCGTGAAAGAGGATTTGTATCTAATCTGCCACAACAATTTGCCATTTTCTCTGTTTCTCATCATCCTATTTGTGGACCTTACTAAAATATTGAATTTGGTTGTTGAAGTGGCAATCATCATCGGAGTACGAATTGTGAAGTTTGTTTAGCCAGATGCGTACTGGAAAATGGGAGAAAATCGTGTTCCTTCTTATTTTTCTGTTCTCAAGTGCATCAGGTATTAGACTTCCAACTCTACTTTGTGAATTGTGAGCAACATTTGATTTTAGTTCAGAATAGTTTTGCAAACACTTTTGAAGTCCTAGATTTTAGATCATTTGACGTCTACTCGAACAAGATTGCATGCATTTCAGGGTCATTTTGGTTTGTTTCTCTTGATTGATTCTACATGGAAGTTCTTGGTGTTTCCTTATTGGTTTGCAAAGATATGAATTCTGTGTTTCTTTGGTGAGAATTCTTTGTGCTTAATGTTTTATTTCCATAAATGTTCGTCTTATGGAGGTTGTATGGTCactttcgaaaaaaaaaaaaaaattaaatcagcaTTTGGTAGCTCATGTTATTATTTTTCCAAAATCAAAATATCTTCTTTATGTCAATTAGTCAAGTGTATAGGAGACAACTACATAGAAAACCTAATTTTATTCACTTCATGTTGATGACATTCTGTTTTTCTCTGCAATTCTTCAAGCTTTTAGAATTATTGCATTTGTTTTTCGAACTAGAGCATTCTAAGTTCCTCTCATTCTATTTGTAGCCTGCTACTCTCGTCTGCTGTCTGCTTACGTTTTGAGTTGATGATCTCACAAATTTTTAGGTGCATTTATTGGGATTAATATTGGCACTCAGATGTCCAGCTTGCCATCGGCAGCAGAAATTGTGTCGATTCTGAAAACTCAGCAGATTAAACACGTACGCTTGTTTGATGCTGACCACCAAATGCTGAATGCTCTTGCAAACACTGGAATAGAGGTCACGGTTGGGGTCCCCAATGACCAGCTGCTACGAATAGGAGAGTCTAGATCAGAAGCAGCTAACTGGATAAACAAAAATGTAGCTGCATTTGTTCCTGCGACGAACATCACTTGTATCGCTGTTGGCAATGAGGTCCTCACAACCATCCCAAATGCTGCTTTAGTTCTTGTTCCAGCTATGCAATTCCTCCAATCTGCTCTCGTGGCAGCAAACCTTAACTTTCAGGTCAAAGTTTCGAGCCCACAGTCGATGGACATGATTCCCAAACACTTTCCTCCATCGACAGCCACCTTCAACTTATCGTGGAACTCCGTAATGTATCAGTATCTTCAGTTCTTGAAGAATACAGGATCTTCTTTCATGCTAAATGCACAGCCTTATTATGCTTACGCCAAGGGACAGGGCATTTTCCCTCTAGAGTATGCTCTTTTCCGGCCGCTAGATCCGAACAATCAGATTGTGGACCCCAATACAAATTTCCAGTACACAAACATGTTTGACGCGATGATTGATGCTGCTTATTACTCCATGCAATCACTCAATTTTTCTAATATTCCGGTGACCGTGATGGCCTCGGGGTGGCCATCGCTAGGTGGAGCCAGCGAGCCAGAAGCCAATATTGACAATGCATTGGCCTACAACAGCAATCTTATCCGCCATGTGCTAAATGGTTCTGGCACACCAAGCCAGCCAACCTCATCCGTTAGCGCATTTGTCCATGAGCTGTTCAACGAGGATGTCCGACCTGGCCCTGTTTCTGAGAAGAACTGGGGGATATTTGCTTCAAATGGGACTGCTGTGTACTCTCTGAAATTTGGGCATCTAGCCGAGTCTAGTGCAGAGTCGACAGGTTTGGTTGGAGTTTTCTGTGTCGCAAACTCTAGTGCAGACTCCAATGCGCTGAAGAAAGGGTTGGATTGGGCTTGTGGACCTGGTTCGGCAAACTGCACAGCCATCCAGCAAGGGCAACCGTGCTATGAAGCCGACAATCTCGTAGCTATTGCCTCCTACGCATACAATGACTACTACCACCGAACTCAAGCGAGTGGCGGTAGCTGCAACTTTGGTAACACAGCCATGATTACCACGACCGATCCCAGTAAGTTCCTTTCACTTAAAATGGGTATACGAATATAAATGTTTTCGAATCACATTAGAAGGCTGAACACCGTTGGAATGGGTATCGAAAGGAGGCATTCACAGAAACAAGAATTCATATAGATAGGTTTTGGTGACTCCACCAAAACCTATCTATAATCATTGTATTATTTTTGCAATCACTATCTTTTTGTCCTAAAAAATGGTTCCGATTATCATGAGTAGACTGTTCCAGTTAGCGACAGCATATATCATCTCGATGTAAATtcgataggtagtttattcattGGAACATGCATGCACATATTTCGACTGGATTACTcgtatctttctttctttcattctcaGTTTAACTCACATTCGTTTGCGACCGAAACCCTAATATTGCCATTTCTTCTACCCGATTGGATACGTTTGCAGGCCATGGCTCATGTATCTTTGCTGGAAGGTGAGTGATGtgggaaatttttttttaagttaaTTTTGCAAAAAGGTTATACATTATTGTGGTTTCTTATAACCATCGGTCGCAATTGCAGCTCAGGGTCAAGCACCAGCTCGACCGAGGGTACGACACCCAGCGCCTTTGGACCGGTAGGCGCGCTTAGCGGGACTTCGAGACTGCAGTTTGTCTCCTCCGAGTTTCTAATCGCGTTCCTGTTAACCTTTCTTGTTTGACATGTAAAATTACATCGAATTATCGCTTCAGTTTTGCCAAGAAACTGAAAGAATGTTGTCATTGCAACAGCCAACCGATGGTGAGTTTTTAGAGTCCATTCGCCCATCCGTAACCCCAATTGGTCCTTCTACTCGTGGTATAAATTTTTTAGAGGTCTGGATTCTTCTTTTTCCACTTGCTGTCTTGTTGATCTTGGACTCGCGATCAAGATAGGCTATGCACTTTCAGAGTAAATGTGAGACTTCTGCAACCTAAATATTTCATGGTTATTGATTGCTGAAACATGAGAAACTTAGACATGTCTTTACTCTCTAACTTTGTTGTTCATCTTTTATTTTATGTGTAGTTTTTTTCCCATTAGTACTGTAAAGTTGAATTTTTTCGGAATATACTATTGCGGGGAAAACCATAATTTCTTTCGAATTTGGAGTAAATTTGGCAAAGGTTTTTCTGATCATATGTCGAAGAACATTTTCAACAGCATGGAACATTTTGATATATGGGTTGATCAAAAAACGCAATCAATTAGCTGCAATGGTAATGATGGGAGTGTCATGAACTCATAATTATCCATTTCCGAAGCCAATTAAATGCTTACCTAATTGATCTCAAATCAATTCAAGAAACCTATTTGACGATTAACTATCTGCAAAAGAGTCTTTTCTTACGTTGTTGACTTGAGCATTAAAAGAGGCAAACGGCTTTCACGAACTTCATGTCAAACATGATCGATCTCTGATTCCCGTGAAGGAGGTTCGGCTGGAGGACGTACCGCGACACCGACCGCCGCCGCTTCCACCGCCAAATCCGTCTCTCGTGGATGCATGTGGCTATCCGCCGTGCCGGCGTTGTGGTGGCGACGGGACCCACTTCACCCGTGATGAGTCCGTCTTGTGTCTCGGCCACACGTTCGTGACGGTGGCCCACCCACCGCCACAAGTTTCTTGTGGTCCTCTTTGTCCCGTTTCCCTTCCCTTCTCCGTCCGATTTCACCCGCCGATAGCACCCAACCAACCGCGTTCCGCCACGTCCATACCCACGGAGAGGTCGGGAGACGGCAAGCGCGGGGCCCAGAGATCTTGTTCTTTATGAACGCCGTTTGCCTGCCTGAGGCGAGACAACCGACGCACCGCCACAGGTAATTGGTGGTCCTTGTTCCCGTTTCCGGTCTCTCCTCCGTCCGATTCACCCGCTGGAGTCGATTGCGACCGTTCAATAGCACCACCGTCGCTCATCTATATTTACGGGTTCCCGCAGCAACCAGGCGGGTCCCTCTGTTTTCCCGACTATATAAGCCAGCGGAATTCGGCCACGTCATGTATTAGGTGCAAATGCTGTCCGGAATCAGTCAGCTAAACTCGCGAAGGGTCGGGAGACGGCTATTTTCGAGTACGGAGGCCACGCCAGGCTCCACCGAGGGTTTCTTTCCCCACCCCCTTCTGTCTCCTCTCCTCTCGCCATTCCTCGCCGTCTAAGCCGCGGTTTCTTCTTCTCGCGGGAGGGGAGGGGGCGGGAAGGGGACAGCGACTTGTCTGGTTGGGATCGAGGGGCGGCGACATTTAGGGTTGGGGTTCCGATCCTGGGTTTTGGGCAGCGTCTTACTGGGCTGGTAAGGTGGTGAGGCCAAGATGAGCGTGAATCCCATGCCAGCTTCAGTCACCCATGGGAACTTGGACGAGCAGATCGCTCAGCTCATGCAGTGCAAGCCGCTCTCCGAACAGGAGgtcctctctttctcttcttttccttcctcttttATTCTACCCCTTTGATTCCTTCCTTATTTGGTCGGGATGAAATCTTTTCTCGTTTTCTTGTGGATTCTTGCGTTTATTTTGGCTGATTAGAGGATGACCGGGTGTTTCTTGATGTGAAGGCTGGGTCATGTTGAGCGACCTGGGAGGCTGATAGATGGGCTCTGTGGTTGGACGTGGGATGATTTCTTTGGGGAGTTTggggttctttttttttttttggatttggtGGACATTAGCGCTGGATCTACTTTAAGTTTTTGTTTCTTTACCTTTTCTTTCCAGGAATTAGATGTGTTACATATGTTGGATCTGATTCGTTGGGTATAACGTGTTCATGGATGGTATGGAAGAGATTTGAGGTTCTTCAACCCATACAAGTGTCAGCGTTGACCTACTTGTTACACTTATTAATGATGAACCTTATCCGAAATTGCACATTTACTTTGCCATAGATATATTGGTCTTATCTGTTCGTATATCAAATTTAACTTGTGGTTTCTAACTTCTAACTGTACCCATCGAAACCTTAATTTATGGTGCGCAAGTCCGAGATAATTTAGCTCATGCAATCTTGACTTACGTCAAATTTGATTTTCGTCTGACACAAAAAAACTCGGGAGAAAATTTCGAGGTGTTAAGATGCCCTCGTACTTTTTTGTACCATCTTTTCTGAAGCATTGAAATTCCCCATCGGTTCTTGTGCTCCCCTTTGAATATGCTATAAATTAATCTGACATGATTTAATAAAAGATAATGTGTTTAATGATTGTGATTCAAAATATATTGAGCCTTGTAAAAACATAAGCATATCTCATCCGGTGGTTGCTCCATGTTCTGTGTCATGCCCTTATCATCTCAATTTTTTATGCTTGTAATAATCGTCATTAGAATTTATCATTTGAATGCTAATCATTTTGCAGCCTTTTACCTGATGCTAGCTTATTGTGCTGATGTCTTTATGTTTTAATTATGCAGGTGAGGATGCTATGTGAAAAGGCGAAGGAGGTTTTAATGGAAGAAAGCAATGTTCAGGTAGGCATTATTGCTCCTAAGATGTTCTAATAATTGAGCGCAGCAGGCCTTGGCAAAGCATAAAGGCTGCTTTGGCTGGGTCCTGATGGAGAAATAACCTCTGCATGCATGGGTTGTATCTTCTCCTACCCAGACCTTGTGATGGCAAGAGCTTCATACACTGCCTTTTTATCTTTCTCAGAACTTGTTGATTTTCATCTTTTTCACTTTATAGTGATACTTTGTTTAAATATGACTCGCTTTTGCAACAACTGTTGAGATTATATGAGATGGCATAAACAAGTCTCGTATATGTCATAACCATTGAGATTATATGGGATATTATAGTTTTGTATTGGAGAGGAAACTTGATAAATGTTATTGATAGAAAAATTACCTCTTTCATGAAACAAAATTCAACGCGAATGTTTTGATCAAGGATTGACGTCTTGCATTGTTACCCATATTATTCGTGAGTTGGTGCAGAATGATGTTTTGCTGTGTGGTGCAAGTGATGGACACATGCCAAGTCATGCATTAGAGCTCTTGCATTGCAAAAATTACACTTGTTATTGTGTGCATCGAAATGGCACATTACAATCTGTACCAATATTGGCACACACAATGCAATAGCAGAATGCACATCAGTACTCTATTCTATGGTTTGCTGATGCAAATGATGTAACATTTTGCTGCTTTTAAATGTACCTTTTAATCTTTCCCTTGTCTTTTAGATAAAGCTGCTTTTCAATTCTTTTCTCAGCTTTCATCTCAAATTGTCTAGCAAGTTTGATATTTTTTAAGGCTATTCTTGAAGTTAACCATAAGCACGGCACTACACAATTTCGAATTAAAATTACTATAAATATTGCATGTGATCTAGGTACTTCCATGATTGTTAAttcattttggcttcaatttact encodes the following:
- the LOC135587865 gene encoding glucan endo-1,3-beta-glucosidase 4-like, which gives rise to MRTGKWEKIVFLLIFLFSSASGAFIGINIGTQMSSLPSAAEIVSILKTQQIKHVRLFDADHQMLNALANTGIEVTVGVPNDQLLRIGESRSEAANWINKNVAAFVPATNITCIAVGNEVLTTIPNAALVLVPAMQFLQSALVAANLNFQVKVSSPQSMDMIPKHFPPSTATFNLSWNSVMYQYLQFLKNTGSSFMLNAQPYYAYAKGQGIFPLEYALFRPLDPNNQIVDPNTNFQYTNMFDAMIDAAYYSMQSLNFSNIPVTVMASGWPSLGGASEPEANIDNALAYNSNLIRHVLNGSGTPSQPTSSVSAFVHELFNEDVRPGPVSEKNWGIFASNGTAVYSLKFGHLAESSAESTGLVGVFCVANSSADSNALKKGLDWACGPGSANCTAIQQGQPCYEADNLVAIASYAYNDYYHRTQASGGSCNFGNTAMITTTDPSHGSCIFAGSSGSSTSSTEGTTPSAFGPVGALSGTSRLQFVSSEFLIAFLLTFLV